One window from the genome of Candidatus Methylomirabilota bacterium encodes:
- a CDS encoding 4Fe-4S dicluster domain-containing protein, producing the protein MAHVHNWHLGREMAFPYQAAYPERQFAFVFNINRCIACQSCTMACKSTWTFAKGQEHMWWANVETKPYGGYPMFWDMKILELLDRANPEGRGWTGALGDDRRAPWGRFEGRTIFEAERMLTPDSARVLGYLPTDEEWNSPNIYEDNPVGTRGVPGEYHKTGEALPEHKTWFFYLARICNHCQYPACLAACPRKAIYKRPEDGIVLIDQAECRGYRKCVEACPYKKSMYRGNTRVSEKCIACYPRIEGKDPESGGVPLETRCMTACIGQIRMQGLVKLNRDGTWAEDRQHPLYYLVHVARVALPLYPQFGTEPNGYYIPPRWVPRPYLRQMFGPGVDQAIERYENPDRELLAVLQLFRRSNRMIFGYKVVEGPKTYEGTLRGREITLYNDTVIAYGRDGEELFRTTVDEPIHVRGSQHANSI; encoded by the coding sequence ATGGCCCACGTCCACAACTGGCACCTCGGCCGCGAGATGGCCTTTCCCTATCAGGCGGCCTATCCTGAGCGGCAGTTCGCGTTCGTGTTCAACATCAACCGCTGCATCGCCTGCCAGAGCTGCACCATGGCCTGCAAGTCCACCTGGACCTTCGCCAAGGGCCAGGAGCACATGTGGTGGGCGAATGTGGAGACGAAGCCCTACGGCGGCTACCCCATGTTCTGGGACATGAAAATTCTGGAATTGCTCGACCGGGCCAATCCCGAGGGCCGGGGCTGGACAGGCGCCCTCGGCGACGACCGCCGGGCTCCCTGGGGCCGCTTCGAGGGACGCACGATCTTCGAGGCCGAGCGGATGCTGACCCCCGACAGCGCCCGCGTCCTGGGCTACCTGCCGACGGACGAGGAGTGGAACTCGCCCAACATCTATGAGGACAACCCGGTGGGCACCCGGGGGGTGCCCGGCGAGTACCACAAGACCGGAGAGGCGCTGCCCGAGCACAAGACGTGGTTCTTCTATCTGGCCCGGATCTGCAACCACTGCCAGTATCCGGCCTGCCTCGCCGCCTGCCCGCGCAAGGCCATCTACAAGCGGCCCGAGGACGGCATCGTGCTCATCGACCAGGCCGAGTGCCGGGGCTATCGCAAGTGCGTGGAGGCCTGTCCGTACAAGAAGTCGATGTACCGGGGCAACACGCGGGTGTCGGAGAAGTGCATCGCCTGCTATCCCCGGATCGAGGGCAAGGATCCGGAGAGCGGCGGCGTGCCGCTGGAGACGCGTTGCATGACCGCGTGCATCGGCCAGATCCGGATGCAGGGCCTGGTGAAGCTCAACCGCGACGGGACGTGGGCCGAGGACCGGCAGCATCCGCTCTATTACCTCGTCCACGTCGCCCGGGTGGCCCTGCCGCTCTACCCGCAGTTCGGCACGGAGCCCAACGGGTACTACATCCCGCCCCGGTGGGTGCCGCGACCCTATCTGCGCCAGATGTTCGGTCCCGGCGTCGACCAGGCCATCGAGCGTTACGAGAATCCCGATCGGGAGCTGCTGGCCGTGCTGCAGCTCTTCCGCCGCTCGAATCGCATGATCTTCGGCTACAAGGTCGTCGAGGGGCCGAAGACGTACGAGGGGACGCTGCGCGGCCGCGAGATCACGCTGTACAACGACACGGTAATCGCCTATGGCCGGGACGGCGAGGAGCTGTTTCGGACGACCGTCGACGAGCCGATCCACGTCCGCGGGAGCCAGCATGCCAACTCCATCTGA